The following DNA comes from Candidatus Angelobacter sp..
CCGCAAGACGGTCGGCGTGCAGCGCAATCCGAATGCAAAGACCGGTATCCATTAACTGATTTTCGTTTATGGCAGAAGCAACCGATTCCAAGAAACCCACGCCGAGAAAGGACGCGAAAACGGAGGCGGGCGGATCGCCGGAAAGTCCGAAGGCTGCGGCGGAGGGCAAAGCGGCCAAAACGCCAAAAAAGGCCGGCGCACCAGCATCCTCTGACGAGACGGGCAAGACCTCAGTGGACGCTGCTGTTGCCACGCCTGCCGCAGTGCCCGTGGCGCCCACCGCCGCCGAGTTGCTGGCCGACGACGCCGCCAGCAAGAAGATCATCAAAGCAAAAGGCGCAAAGAACGTCGCTTCGGGCATCGCCAACATTCTGGCCACATTCAACAATACCCAGGTGACCATCACTGATATGCAGGGCAACATTCTGGGCTGGTCAAGTGCAGGTCGCGTGGGCTTCAAAGGATCGCGTAAGAGTACGGCTTTCGCGGCTCAGCAGGTCGCGCAGGACGCGGCGCGCCAGGCCATGTCGCACGGCATGAAGGAAGTCGAAGTCAAAGTGAAAGGGCCCGGCTCCGGACGCGAGTCGGCCATCCGTGCTCTGCAGGCGATCGGACTGGAAATCTCGTCCATCAAGGACGTGACGCCGATTCCGCACAACGGTTGCCGGCCGCGGAAGAAGCGCCGTGTCTGAATCGATCAACTTTTAACCAACAGCGAACAATGGCTCGTTACACAGGACCCCGCACGCGCATCAGCCGCCGGTTTGGCGTGCCCATATTTGGCCCGTCAAAGTATCTGGAGCGAAGAAACTATGGCCCAGGTATGCACGGGCCAAAATCCCGCCGCAAGATGACGGACTACGCGCTTGGCCTGCTCGAAAAGCAGAAGCTGCGTTATTACTATGGATTGATGGAGCGCCAGTTCCGCAACGTTTACGAACGCGCCCTCAAACGGCGCGGCGTAACCGGTGAAACGATGCTGCAGATTCTGGAAACGCGGCTGGACAACGTGGTGTATCACCTCGGCTTTGCAAATACGCGGCCGGCAGCGCGGCAGTTGGTCAGTCATGGTCATGTCAAGGTAAACGGGCGCAAGGTCAATGTTCCCTCGTACTCCCTCAAGGTGAATGATGTTGTGGAGGTGAAAGACTCGAACGTTTCACGACAGATCGCCACGAAGAACATCGAGATGGCCACGAGTCGCGCCGTGCCGGACTGGCTGTCGCTGAACAAGGACGCGTTCAAAGGTTCCGTTGTGCGGATTCCGACGCGCGACGAAATCCAGCCCATTGCCAATGAACAGTCAGTTGTCGAGTTTTATTCCCGCTAATCAACCGCTCCCCCAAGGGAGCACAACGCAATTATACGGATCCGGACTGCGGCGGGAATAAATCGGTCCGGGTCAGATTAAAATTGCCAGAAAGAAAAACATGCCAGTACGCCTAGGTCGTTTCGAAATGCCCAAACGGTTAAGTAAGGAGGACGCAACTGCCACGGAAACCTTTGCAAAATTTGTCGCCGAACCGTTTGAGACGGGTTACGGTCACACGGTCGGCAACTCCCTCCGCCGCGTGCTCCTTTCTTCGCTGGAAGGCGCCGCCATCACCTCCATCAAAGTGGACGGTGCGATGCACGAATTTACCACTATTGAAGGTGTCGTCGAGGACGTGACCGAAATCGTGCTGAATCTGAAGAAGATCAAATTCAAAGCGCACACACGCGAGCCGCAGACGTTGATGCTTTCCGTGCACAAGGACGGGCCGGTGACCGCCGGGGACATCAAACTGAACCAGAACATCGAACTGGTGAACCCCGACCAGTTGATCTGCACGCTCGACAAGAAGAAGAAACTCGAGATGGAACTGGAAATCAAAGTTGGACGGGGGTTTTGTCCGGGGGACGAGAACAAGAAACTTGACCAACAGATTGGCGTGATTCCGATCGACTCGCTCTTTTCGCCCGTGACCCGGGTCCGTTACGCGGTAGAGGCTGCGCGCGTTGGCCAGCGTACTGATTATGACCGGTTGATCCTCGACATCTGGAC
Coding sequences within:
- the rpsK gene encoding 30S ribosomal protein S11; translation: MAEATDSKKPTPRKDAKTEAGGSPESPKAAAEGKAAKTPKKAGAPASSDETGKTSVDAAVATPAAVPVAPTAAELLADDAASKKIIKAKGAKNVASGIANILATFNNTQVTITDMQGNILGWSSAGRVGFKGSRKSTAFAAQQVAQDAARQAMSHGMKEVEVKVKGPGSGRESAIRALQAIGLEISSIKDVTPIPHNGCRPRKKRRV
- the rpsD gene encoding 30S ribosomal protein S4, whose product is MARYTGPRTRISRRFGVPIFGPSKYLERRNYGPGMHGPKSRRKMTDYALGLLEKQKLRYYYGLMERQFRNVYERALKRRGVTGETMLQILETRLDNVVYHLGFANTRPAARQLVSHGHVKVNGRKVNVPSYSLKVNDVVEVKDSNVSRQIATKNIEMATSRAVPDWLSLNKDAFKGSVVRIPTRDEIQPIANEQSVVEFYSR
- a CDS encoding DNA-directed RNA polymerase subunit alpha — encoded protein: MPVRLGRFEMPKRLSKEDATATETFAKFVAEPFETGYGHTVGNSLRRVLLSSLEGAAITSIKVDGAMHEFTTIEGVVEDVTEIVLNLKKIKFKAHTREPQTLMLSVHKDGPVTAGDIKLNQNIELVNPDQLICTLDKKKKLEMELEIKVGRGFCPGDENKKLDQQIGVIPIDSLFSPVTRVRYAVEAARVGQRTDYDRLILDIWTDGRISPDDALTQASAILQHHLDVFVGYDKNAVEFEEAETKQDDEKAKLKKLLNMSVNEIELSVRAANCLNNANITTVGQLAMKTEAEMLKYRNFGKKSLNEIKEKLAALGLTLGMNIDPSLLEAPKEEAKVL